One genomic segment of Candidatus Bipolaricaulota bacterium includes these proteins:
- the recJ gene encoding single-stranded-DNA-specific exonuclease RecJ, with translation MKKKWVIAEKAPEDFLEANKDTNVSLIALQLLYSRGIKTQEDIERFLRSDYENDIHDPFLFKDMEKAVKIVVQAILDKNKIVVHGDYDADGVTSAAVIYETLKILGADVGVFLPHREEDGYGINAKTIEKFSQEKIDLIITVDCGISNVKEVALAKEKGMKVIVTDHHEIPPELPEADAILDPKLAKDTYPCKYLSGAGIAYKLSCGLMDYQEKNNVLPLDKSNLDCFGGLGGLKKWLLDLVAIGTVADIAPLIGENRALTKYGLIVLRKTRRPGLLELFKQSRIDISKIDTQTIGFIIGPRLNAAGRLSHANLSFELLTTKDHDRAAHLSGLLNSINTERQQITEQIVGEARAQIKTQKESKIFFAYGENWSAGVVGLVAGKLTDELGAPTMVMTKVKDQIVGSGRSVANFNITKALLEVTEHLSRFGGHAQACGFTIISEQHLVFFREKLSLFAGSKLEDVDTSAIINIDAQIPLEEMNESLCREIEALEPFGEGNSKPRFLVNDVELISYESVGKTGKHLKLSVRGDLPFVKKMIGFGIAPNFVGKIKPGDKLCVIVELSDSQWNGRFDLQMKIVDMKKKA, from the coding sequence ATGAAAAAGAAATGGGTCATCGCCGAGAAGGCACCCGAAGACTTCCTTGAAGCGAATAAAGATACAAACGTCTCTTTGATTGCTTTGCAATTATTATACAGCAGAGGCATAAAAACTCAAGAGGACATTGAGCGTTTTTTAAGATCTGATTATGAAAACGACATTCATGATCCGTTTTTATTCAAAGACATGGAAAAGGCGGTTAAAATAGTTGTTCAGGCAATTTTAGACAAGAACAAAATAGTTGTTCACGGAGATTATGACGCGGACGGCGTCACCTCCGCGGCCGTGATTTATGAAACCTTAAAGATTTTGGGAGCCGATGTCGGAGTTTTTTTGCCTCACCGCGAAGAAGACGGCTATGGCATTAACGCCAAAACCATTGAAAAATTCAGCCAAGAAAAAATCGATCTTATCATTACGGTCGATTGCGGCATCAGCAATGTCAAGGAAGTCGCTTTGGCCAAAGAAAAAGGCATGAAGGTGATTGTCACGGATCATCACGAGATCCCGCCCGAATTGCCTGAGGCGGACGCCATTTTGGATCCGAAATTGGCAAAAGACACATATCCTTGCAAATATTTGTCCGGCGCGGGCATAGCTTATAAATTGTCTTGCGGTTTAATGGATTATCAGGAAAAAAACAATGTTTTGCCGCTTGATAAATCGAATTTGGATTGTTTCGGCGGTTTGGGCGGTTTGAAAAAATGGCTGCTTGATCTGGTGGCCATCGGCACGGTGGCGGATATCGCGCCGCTAATCGGCGAGAACAGGGCTTTGACCAAATACGGTCTGATCGTTTTGAGAAAAACGAGGCGTCCCGGTTTGCTTGAACTTTTTAAGCAATCCAGAATCGATATTTCCAAAATAGATACTCAAACCATCGGTTTTATTATCGGGCCGCGTCTGAACGCGGCCGGCAGATTGTCCCACGCCAATTTGTCGTTTGAGCTTTTGACCACCAAGGATCATGATCGAGCCGCGCATTTATCCGGTCTTTTGAACAGCATTAATACGGAACGCCAGCAAATTACCGAGCAAATAGTCGGCGAAGCCAGGGCGCAGATAAAAACTCAAAAGGAATCGAAAATATTTTTCGCTTACGGCGAAAATTGGTCGGCCGGCGTGGTCGGACTGGTGGCCGGCAAATTAACGGACGAGCTGGGCGCGCCTACCATGGTCATGACCAAAGTCAAAGATCAAATCGTCGGATCCGGGCGAAGCGTGGCCAATTTCAATATCACCAAAGCCTTGCTTGAAGTGACCGAGCATTTGAGTCGTTTCGGCGGTCACGCCCAAGCTTGCGGTTTTACGATCATCAGCGAACAACACTTGGTGTTTTTTCGTGAAAAACTGTCTCTTTTTGCGGGTTCAAAACTTGAAGATGTCGATACTTCGGCGATAATAAATATTGACGCTCAGATTCCGCTCGAAGAAATGAACGAATCGCTGTGCCGCGAGATCGAAGCGCTGGAACCTTTCGGAGAAGGCAATTCCAAGCCTCGCTTTCTCGTCAATGACGTTGAATTGATCAGTTATGAATCCGTGGGGAAAACAGGCAAGCATTTGAAATTATCGGTTAGAGGAGACCTGCCTTTTGTTAAAAAAATGATCGGTTTTGGCATCGCGCCCAATTTCGTCGGTAAAATAAAGCCGGGAGACAAACTTTGTGTTATAGTGGAGTTAAGCGACAGTCAATGGAACGGGCGGTTTGATTTGCAGATGAAGATAGTTGATATGAAGAAGAAGGCTTAA
- a CDS encoding fused MFS/spermidine synthase has protein sequence MSKLSANFFVFITGAVIMAVELTASRLIAPYFGTSIFVWGNIIAVVMIALAIGYWLGGKLADKRPELPVLAGAVFFCGLFLSFLPLFFKPMAVFFLNALNVSSMFLFALANFWLILFALACPLIILGMSSPFVIRIVNSSVETTGKTAGNIFAWSTLGSIFGVFASTFVTVPFLGSMQTVLICAATLIILAGLYFPKKYKLLALVFILPLMVYFLFLVRPALAAPEKNIIFEKETPYQYVWVSEKDGWRFLQFNDGSGVQSYINFDRPHFLTGDSYYDFFNLLPYLNGQEDADKNFLMIGGGGGTAAKQLVSFWRPKVNIDLVEIDKEVLGAAEKYFDLNEPEINKIVRDGRVFLNQTDKKYDYMIIDAYSKQLFIPFHLTTDEFFQSTKTRLNEGGILAMNINAAGWSSELLQKISQTIRKNYAQVKVLPIEGTYNYLVFASDKEMNFDLSGADVDENLEKYKEKLYNVIELGGFDEEMILTDNLAPIEFMTDAMILKVFLNYLSGARNIL, from the coding sequence ATGTCCAAACTCTCAGCCAATTTTTTCGTATTCATAACCGGCGCCGTAATCATGGCCGTCGAATTGACCGCGTCCAGACTGATCGCTCCGTATTTCGGCACCTCGATTTTCGTTTGGGGCAATATCATCGCCGTGGTCATGATCGCTTTGGCCATAGGTTACTGGCTGGGCGGAAAATTGGCGGATAAGCGGCCGGAACTTCCGGTCTTGGCGGGCGCGGTTTTTTTCTGCGGCCTTTTTTTATCGTTTTTGCCATTGTTTTTCAAACCCATGGCGGTTTTCTTTTTGAACGCGCTCAATGTTTCTTCAATGTTTTTGTTCGCCTTGGCCAACTTTTGGCTGATTTTGTTCGCCTTGGCCTGTCCGCTGATTATTTTGGGCATGTCTTCCCCGTTTGTCATCCGAATCGTCAATTCGAGCGTGGAAACCACGGGCAAAACAGCGGGCAATATTTTCGCTTGGTCGACTTTGGGCAGCATCTTCGGAGTGTTCGCTTCCACTTTCGTCACCGTGCCATTTTTGGGCAGCATGCAAACCGTGCTTATTTGCGCGGCGACGCTGATAATTTTGGCCGGACTGTATTTTCCTAAAAAATACAAACTGTTGGCCTTGGTTTTTATTTTGCCCTTGATGGTTTATTTTCTTTTCCTCGTCCGCCCGGCTTTGGCCGCGCCCGAGAAGAATATTATTTTCGAAAAAGAAACGCCTTATCAATATGTTTGGGTCAGTGAAAAAGACGGATGGCGGTTTTTGCAGTTCAATGACGGTTCCGGAGTCCAATCATACATTAATTTCGACCGGCCGCATTTTTTGACCGGAGACAGTTATTATGATTTTTTCAACTTGCTGCCATACTTGAACGGCCAAGAAGATGCGGATAAAAATTTTTTGATGATCGGCGGGGGAGGCGGCACGGCCGCCAAGCAGTTGGTCAGCTTTTGGAGGCCGAAAGTCAATATCGATTTGGTTGAAATAGACAAGGAAGTGCTCGGCGCGGCTGAAAAATATTTTGATTTAAACGAGCCGGAAATAAATAAAATCGTACGCGACGGCCGGGTTTTTTTAAACCAAACCGACAAAAAATACGATTACATGATCATTGACGCGTATTCCAAACAGCTTTTTATTCCGTTTCATTTGACGACCGACGAATTTTTTCAATCGACCAAAACGAGATTGAATGAAGGAGGCATCTTGGCCATGAATATCAACGCGGCGGGCTGGTCGTCCGAACTTTTACAGAAAATTTCGCAGACCATTCGCAAAAATTACGCGCAAGTCAAGGTTTTGCCGATCGAGGGAACTTACAATTATTTGGTGTTTGCCTCGGATAAAGAAATGAATTTTGATCTGAGCGGCGCGGATGTTGATGAAAATTTAGAAAAATACAAAGAAAAGTTATATAATGTAATTGAGTTGGGCGGATTCGATGAGGAGATGATTTTGACGGA